Part of the Oceanispirochaeta sp. genome is shown below.
TTCCTGCTGAACTGAGTTGGTCTCTGTTGTTCTCCAGGGACTGTCCTCTTTGATCTGAGCAAACCCGACAGTCATTTTTTTGCTGCCGCCGTCGTCTGTGGCTCCCTTTGCAAATGCAGAAGGGAGTACCATGAGAAGAACCATGAGAATCATAGTGAAGGTTACAAGTCTTTTTTTCATAAAAGCTCCTTTGTTTGTTTGATATTGTATTTGCAATTCCTGTGCCAATCGGGGATTCTGGTAAATTCTTACCGTATTATCTTCATTCCATGAAACAAATTAGAATTTATTTTTTAAAATAATTGATTCTTGGATTCTATCTGCCATCCATAAATGTGTGCAATCTTTACACAAGCCTCCTCCCTTGTGTGTAACAGTTACACACAAGAGGGACGGGTGCAACTATTACTTGACATTTCGGCCTTTGAGTGCAAAAATTCCTCAGATAATCAAATATATGAATCAAATAATCCTTGTAATCGATGACAAAGAAAAACTCTGCAAGAGTCTGGAGCTGAACTTCAGTAAGTTGGGATATGAGTACCATTATCGTCTAAATGGATCTACCGCTCTCCACTTTCTGGATGCCTGTGTACCGGATCTCATCCTCCTCGATCTGGCTTTGGGAGAGGAAGACGGCCTTGATATTCTGACCGTTATTAAACAGAAGCAACCCCTGGTTCCGGTTATCATGATCACCGGGTATGGGTCCATTGATACTGCTGTGAAGGCCATGAAAATCGGGGCTTCTGATTACATTCAGAAGCCTCTCAATTTTAACAGCCTATATAAGATTGTAGAAAATACCCTAAAGAAGAATAGCAGTCCCATGGAACTGAGACCTCAGGGGATTATAACTAAAAGTGAAGTCATGATGGACTTATATGAAAGGGCTAAAAAACTGGCAGATACCAATTTCCCGGTACTGATTACAGGGGAGAGCGGTACCGGGAAGGAGCGGATTGCCCATTTAATCCATGATTCTTCACCCCGCAGCGGGATTGAAATGCAGTGTATCAATTGCGCTGCCTTTCCTGAAAACCTTCTGGACAACGAACTCTTCGGTCATGAGAAAGGGGCTTACACGGGAGCGGATCAGCAGTTTAAGGGAATCTTTGAACGGGCCGATAAGAGCACCCTCTTTATGGATGAAATCGGGGACATGTCTCTCCAGACTCAAGCCAAGATTCTGCGGACCCTCCAGAACAATGAAATCAGAAGAATCGGCGGTAATAACACCATCAAGATTGATGTCCGCTTTATTGGGGCGACCAACAAAAACTTATCTGAACTAATGATCCAGAAGCGATTCCGGGAGGACTTGTACTACAGACTGGGTACAGCCGTATTGAATATTCCCCCCTTAAGGGAGAGAGTCGAAGAGATTGCCTCCCTGGCGGAGTACTTTTTAAAGGAACAGTTTGAACACAAGGATTATTCCTTTAGTAAGGGGGCCATGGAAAAACTACGCCATTACGACTGGCCTGGAAATATCCGGGAATTGAGGAATGCCGTCCACTACGCCGGTGCCATGGTGACCGGGCAGGTCATCAATGAAGAAGATATACCCCGGGATCTACATGGTTCCTCCAGCGGGGACAACCCGGCGGTCTCTCTGGAAGAATATGAAAAATCACTCATAATGAAGGCCTTGAAGCAGGCTTTGAACAACAAAAGTAAAGCTGCAGAAATCCTCAATATCAGCAGGAAAACCCTTTATAATAAACTGGATAAGTATGGATTGTCAGGTGAATGAAAAACCTCTTTTGGAGCTCCGGGGCATTTCATTCTTCAAGGAGAAACTTCAGGTTTTCAATGATCTGAACTTTAAGCTCTATTCCGGAGAAATTCATGCCCTGGTGGGAGACCGGGGGACAGGTAAATCTTCTTTGGGTTTGATCATGTCTTTGAACGAGCAGCCTGAAGACGGATCTGTCCTCTGGAAGGGCAGAAGGATGCTTTATCACTACCTGAAGCCCATGAAAAACCCGGGAATCCAGATTGTCTATCAGAATGATGGCTTGATTGACTATTTCACAGTGGCTGAGAATATGTTTCTGCCTGAGAATATATTCCGTCCTTTTCCCTTTTCCAGCCGCAAAAAACTGATTCTTCTGGCGGATGCTTTCATCAGGGAGCTGGGATTTGACATTGATCCCCTTCGAACCTTTCAAGACCTTTCCATGTCTGAGAGGGTCGTTGTCAATATACTCCGCAGTCTCTATCGTAAGCCCGAGTTGCTGATTCTGGATGAGGCTTTGGAGAAGCTGACTGGAAAAGACCTGGATCGGGTCATCTTTCTTCTAAAAAAGCATGCCGAAGAAGGGATGGCGGTTTTCTGCATCAGCCATAAAATTGATGATATTTATAATCTGGCCAGAAAAATCACGATCATCCGGGATGGGAAAATCCTACTCACCGATTCAAGCAAAAACATCGACCGCCTGAATCTGATCAAGATGTGTTACACCCAGGTGACCAGGAATAAAGAGTCCGAAGATATCAGCAAAGAGTTCTATCAGCTCCTGCGTTACAATGAAGCCATCCTGAAAAACCTGCCCATCTCACTGATCGTTACGGATGACCGGAATCATATCAAAATGATCAACGACCAGGGGCAGAGTTTTTTCAATGTGACCTCCGAGCAATATCTGAATCAGCCTATGTCGAGTATCGTTACCGATGATGAAGCCCTGGATCAGATACAGCGATGTTTCAATAAGAGGGAGGAGTCTTCCATATTTCATCAGACCATCAGCTCCATCATTGCAAATATCAAGATTTACCCGATTTTTGACGGTACTTTTCCCATCGGAAATATTACGATTATCGAGGATATTACCGACCAGGAGAAGATGAGGCAGAGGGTTAATCTTTCGG
Proteins encoded:
- a CDS encoding sigma-54 dependent transcriptional regulator, encoding MNQIILVIDDKEKLCKSLELNFSKLGYEYHYRLNGSTALHFLDACVPDLILLDLALGEEDGLDILTVIKQKQPLVPVIMITGYGSIDTAVKAMKIGASDYIQKPLNFNSLYKIVENTLKKNSSPMELRPQGIITKSEVMMDLYERAKKLADTNFPVLITGESGTGKERIAHLIHDSSPRSGIEMQCINCAAFPENLLDNELFGHEKGAYTGADQQFKGIFERADKSTLFMDEIGDMSLQTQAKILRTLQNNEIRRIGGNNTIKIDVRFIGATNKNLSELMIQKRFREDLYYRLGTAVLNIPPLRERVEEIASLAEYFLKEQFEHKDYSFSKGAMEKLRHYDWPGNIRELRNAVHYAGAMVTGQVINEEDIPRDLHGSSSGDNPAVSLEEYEKSLIMKALKQALNNKSKAAEILNISRKTLYNKLDKYGLSGE
- a CDS encoding ATP-binding cassette domain-containing protein, whose amino-acid sequence is MNEKPLLELRGISFFKEKLQVFNDLNFKLYSGEIHALVGDRGTGKSSLGLIMSLNEQPEDGSVLWKGRRMLYHYLKPMKNPGIQIVYQNDGLIDYFTVAENMFLPENIFRPFPFSSRKKLILLADAFIRELGFDIDPLRTFQDLSMSERVVVNILRSLYRKPELLILDEALEKLTGKDLDRVIFLLKKHAEEGMAVFCISHKIDDIYNLARKITIIRDGKILLTDSSKNIDRLNLIKMCYTQVTRNKESEDISKEFYQLLRYNEAILKNLPISLIVTDDRNHIKMINDQGQSFFNVTSEQYLNQPMSSIVTDDEALDQIQRCFNKREESSIFHQTISSIIANIKIYPIFDGTFPIGNITIIEDITDQEKMRQRVNLSENLASLGLLAAGVAHEINNPLEIIYNYLNFLRMNPDHGQTLTAVNHLEEEIDGIKLIVSNLVSFSGDRQHLCESFDINLLLSQTLTLLRPAAKDKNIICSISSTETELFLYANKTEIRQVLLNLIKNSFEVLIFGGAIHIETERQKDKAVMRIRDNGPGVTPDIAEQVFLPFFSTKKNEGNNMGLGLPMSYGIVKKYNGDLTFRNLNDHGCEFIMTLPREDL